One Pristiophorus japonicus isolate sPriJap1 unplaced genomic scaffold, sPriJap1.hap1 HAP1_SCAFFOLD_90, whole genome shotgun sequence DNA window includes the following coding sequences:
- the LOC139257700 gene encoding probable G-protein coupled receptor 139 translates to MGYPLIYRIERIYYPMLAVFGVTVNMVAIVILSRGKCGLSKCITRYLVGMAAADLFVVVTDVILNCINIMYFPVNFLSITPVCSVLVVLCIASIDCSVWFTVAFTFDRFIAICCQKLRTKYCTQRTATVVIGVVCVVSPIRCIPFYFTFQPKIIIDQVPWFCFSNESFYNSPFWSAYEWIDSIITPLVPICLIVSFNALTVRHIIAANRIRRGLRNNGQDQNDQTMENRKKSMILLFTLSGNFILLWMIYVVYSLNWLVENYNYIDKYLNTPLYRVQQVGFMLQLLSACTNTCICGLTQTKFREELKSGMKYLFTLNGKLLK, encoded by the exons ATGGGATATCCACTAATATATCGAATCGAACGAATCTACTACCCTATGCTTGCAGTCTTTGGTGTCACCG TTAACATGGTGGCGATTGTGATACTCTCCCGCGGAAAGtgtggtctctccaaatgcatcactcgctATCTGGTGGGAATGGCAGCGGCCGATCTATTTGTTGTTGTCACTGATGTAATTCTGAATTGCATTAATATTATGTATTTTCCTGTTAATTTCTTGTCCATCACTCCTGTATGCTCTGTGTTGGTTGTGTTGTGCATTGCATCCATTGATTGTTCGGTATGGTTTACGgttgctttcacctttgatcgctttatAGCCATTTGCTGTCAGAAGCTCAGAACGAAATATTGCACGCAGAGAACTGCGACTGTGGTTATAGGAGTCGTGTGCGTGGTTAGCCCTATTAGATGTATCCCCTTTTACTTTACATTCCAGCCTAAAATTATAATTGACCAAGTTCCCTGGTTTTGTTTTTCGAATGAAAGCTTCTATAATTCGCCTTTTTGGAGCGCATATGAGTGGATTGATAGTATTATAACCCCTTTAGTACCGATCTGTTTAATTGTTTCGTTCAATGCACTAACGGTCAGACACATTATAGCGGCAAATAGAATCCGCAGGGGTCTCCGAAACAATGGTCAGGATCAGAATGACCAAACGATGGAGAACCGGAAAAAATCCATGATATTGCTGTTTACTCTATCTGGTAATTTCATACTTTTGTGGATGATATATGTAGTGTATTCGCTAAATTGGTTAGTGGAAAACTATAATTATATCGACAAATACCTCAATACTCCGCTGTATCGGGTTCAGCAGGTAGGATTCATGCTGCAGCTTCTTTCTGCttgtacaaacacgtgtatctgtggattaacccagactaaattcagagaggagttgaagagtgGGATGAAATATCTGTTTACTCTAAATGGAAAATTACTTAAATAA